A portion of the Rhizobium sp. 9140 genome contains these proteins:
- a CDS encoding Lrp/AsnC family transcriptional regulator, with protein sequence MSKAKTPENLHIGKSTLDATDARILSALDSDARLSMSELSRLVGMSAPSVSERVRRLEAAGVINGFTVDVDTRAIGYQIRAMVRIRPLPGKLHFVERLIQERPEVVECDKITGDDPFLARLVVHTIEQMDDVLEALSEHAVTSTAVIKGTSVKRRLPPL encoded by the coding sequence ATGTCGAAAGCAAAGACACCTGAAAACCTTCATATTGGAAAGTCGACGCTGGACGCGACCGACGCGCGGATTCTCTCCGCACTCGATTCCGATGCCCGCTTGTCGATGAGCGAGCTTTCCCGCCTTGTGGGTATGTCCGCGCCGAGCGTATCGGAACGCGTTCGCCGCCTTGAGGCCGCTGGCGTCATCAACGGCTTTACGGTCGATGTCGACACGCGCGCCATCGGGTACCAGATCAGGGCAATGGTGAGGATCAGGCCGCTGCCCGGCAAGCTCCACTTTGTTGAACGGCTCATTCAGGAGCGCCCGGAAGTTGTCGAATGCGACAAGATCACCGGTGATGATCCCTTCTTGGCCCGTCTCGTCGTTCATACGATCGAGCAGATGGACGATGTTCTCGAAGCGCTCTCGGAACACGCCGTCACGAGCACGGCCGTCATAAAGGGAACATCCGTCAAACGACGCTTGCCGCCTCTGTAA
- a CDS encoding GNAT family N-acetyltransferase: protein MAIRVEIERLPSDDVQRLIDEGLDIFNAEKVGPDNAEDLWVIARDGNGGVQGGLKGRTFYSWLFIDWLWLSPAARGQHVGIQLLGRAEMAAQARGCIGSYVDTFSFQAPNFYRKNGYEEFGRIEGLPPGHACIWLKKTFEEPQKS from the coding sequence TTGGCAATTCGTGTCGAAATAGAACGCCTTCCAAGTGACGATGTGCAACGCTTAATCGACGAGGGTTTGGACATCTTCAACGCGGAAAAGGTGGGCCCGGATAACGCAGAAGATTTGTGGGTTATCGCGCGCGACGGCAATGGAGGCGTTCAAGGAGGCCTGAAGGGACGCACATTTTACTCTTGGCTCTTTATTGACTGGTTATGGTTGTCTCCGGCGGCAAGAGGGCAACATGTAGGGATACAGCTCCTAGGCCGAGCGGAGATGGCAGCGCAGGCACGGGGTTGCATCGGTTCTTACGTCGATACATTCAGCTTTCAAGCCCCCAACTTCTATCGCAAAAACGGCTACGAAGAATTCGGGCGGATCGAGGGCCTTCCTCCTGGCCATGCTTGCATCTGGCTCAAAAAGACATTCGAAGAGCCGCAAAAATCCTAA
- a CDS encoding DMT family transporter, which translates to MLLGIIAGLTTCALWGLTFIAPRAIGPFTAWDLTIARYGIFGLACLLLMADRRFRPTGIAPSRLLIGLLLGGAGYVGYFISAAFAVQLAGAAVPPVIIGTMPVFLAIIANIRDRCAPWKALAPPLALIAIGVASVNVATIGAADVADTGSILLGALASSAALAIWIAYGLVNAGVMRSTDAPDGLQWTGLQGIGAAVGSLLLLPLVSFDLGNTASTAETFRFIAWALVMGLAGSWFATWCWVIASRRLPLALAAQLIVAETVFGLAYGFAFEGRFPTLAEAIGVAMQFLGVCSAIAVFSKPRTSLGLSQNSVVRG; encoded by the coding sequence ATGCTGCTCGGGATCATCGCCGGCCTCACCACTTGCGCCCTATGGGGACTGACTTTCATCGCCCCGCGCGCCATCGGGCCGTTCACGGCTTGGGATTTGACGATTGCGCGCTATGGCATCTTCGGTCTGGCCTGCCTGCTGTTGATGGCCGATCGACGCTTCCGGCCCACTGGTATTGCGCCATCGCGGCTTTTGATCGGGCTGCTACTCGGCGGCGCCGGATACGTCGGGTACTTCATCAGTGCGGCCTTTGCAGTCCAACTCGCCGGGGCAGCCGTTCCGCCTGTCATCATTGGCACCATGCCGGTGTTCCTGGCGATTATCGCCAATATCCGAGACCGCTGCGCACCATGGAAGGCTCTCGCGCCGCCCTTGGCGCTAATTGCTATCGGCGTGGCAAGTGTGAACGTCGCGACGATAGGCGCGGCCGACGTTGCGGATACAGGGTCAATTTTGCTCGGTGCTCTCGCCAGTTCCGCGGCGTTGGCGATCTGGATCGCCTACGGTCTGGTGAATGCGGGGGTCATGCGGTCAACGGACGCACCGGACGGTCTGCAATGGACGGGATTGCAAGGCATCGGGGCGGCGGTCGGGAGTCTCCTCCTATTGCCACTGGTTTCGTTCGATCTCGGAAATACGGCATCCACAGCGGAAACCTTCCGGTTCATCGCATGGGCGTTGGTGATGGGGCTGGCCGGCTCGTGGTTTGCGACGTGGTGCTGGGTGATCGCGTCCCGCCGCCTGCCGCTGGCTCTCGCTGCCCAGCTTATCGTTGCCGAAACGGTCTTTGGCCTCGCCTACGGCTTTGCGTTCGAGGGGCGCTTCCCAACGCTAGCCGAAGCAATCGGGGTAGCCATGCAGTTCCTCGGCGTCTGTTCCGCAATCGCTGTTTTCAGCAAGCCGCGCACTTCGCTCGGTCTATCGCAAAACTCAGTCGTGCGGGGCTGA